The sequence below is a genomic window from Candidatus Cloacimonadota bacterium.
TATATCCATTTGTTTATGGTCGCTATTTTTTCGAAACATTACCAATACCTTTTTTCACTTATTTATGGATTCAATATGAAAAAATTCATATTTATTGAAAAGGTTTTTTTTTGATACTTTTTAGAGGGAGCTCAATATTTATTAAAAAATTCTTTCTTTTCATTCAATATTTCTTTCATGTTTTCTAACTTTTCCCCCTGTCAAGGGGGATCAAGGGGGTTAAATCCATCATCACTTCACCAAATCTCGTCTTGTGATCTCAACATGCTCAAATCTGTCAGATTTATCAGCAACAGCAAAACCATTTTCAAAGATTTCTTCTAAAACGTCAAAAATCTCCTCTTTCAAATCAATTCGTCTATTTAGTTTTCTCATGTCTTTTTGTTCAACGAAAAAGAGGAAAGAGCTGATTTTGTCTTGTAATTCAGGTTGATCGATCAGGTAATAAATTTCTTCATAGAATTGCAGTTGGAGTGCTTTCTTCTGTTGAACACTGCCGGTTTTGAAATCAAAAATATATTTCGAGTTATCGGTATGAATTCGAAGATCGGGACGTCCTTTCAGGCAAACATCCAAATCCTTGATTCGAATGAAATCACGTTCCAGGCTACTTTTATTTTCCGGCAAAACTGTAATTACTTTTTCAGAAAGATGAAGATCATTGTGCAATCGGTAGAAAAAGTTCTCGATACCAGCGGCTAAAATTGGTAGAAAAATTTTGTGAAAATAACGCTCGGAAAAGTTATGTGGAGAAAGATATGTGAAATTTTGGTTATGTTCTAGATAATGCTTTATTGCCTGATCCACATACAATTTTGTATTATAAACAAAATTGTGTTTGAATTTGCTGGAATGATAAACTTCCACCAGTCGTTCAAAAACCAAATTGATAATTTCGTGCGCGATATTTCCGATCAATTTACTGCTGAAATCGTTAGAAATTTCCACTTCCCGCTTCTTTAAATTCGCAACAAACTCCAGATAAAATTCGAAAGGATTATTCTTCAATTTCTCCCATTTATAAAAACTCAAACTTAATTTCGTCTGCGGAAATTCAGTTTCATAAAACGGAAAAGAAAAAAAATCATCAGAGATAGAAGATTTGTCAGGAAGATTAGTATCAGTAGTATTGAGTAAATTATCAAACAATATTTTTAGCAGGAAGCCTCTTTGTCTTTCAGGATGTTCCTCTACTGAATCATTTAGTTTCAATTCTTCCAGGAAAGAACTGATCTCGATATTTTCTTCTAAATTATAACGAGTGAAGATCTTTACATTCCGACTGCTGCATAAGAGTCGATAGAAATAATATTTATCACGCAAAGTAATATCTTCGTAGGTTTTTAAACCCAGTTCTTTCCGCTGATTTTCGCTTAAAAGAAATTGTGTATGTTTGCGGTCGGGAAGAACTCCTTCCACCACATTTAATATGAACATATTTTCAAATTGCAGATTACGTGTATCTTGCAGTGAAGTCAGGTTGTAGCGAGTTGGCTCTTTTGATTTATTAAGCTTATTTTTTTTTGGTTTCAAATAATCCAGCAGCAATTTTATGAGGTTTGCTGCTTGGTTGGAAGGGAAAACACTTTTCCAATTTTGCACCAATCCAATCGATTCGATGGATACGAAATCTGCCAAGGAAGAGTAAAAAACTTCTGCCAGATCAGATTTCGTCTGAAAATCTTCCAGCAGATATTTAAGGTTGATATTCTCTGAAATAAAACTGATCAAATTTTCGATGGAATTTATTATATCAATTTTCTGTAGAAATTCGAAAATCTGTGAAAAAGTTTCCTTAAATTCTGGTTTTCTACCGGTAACAAAATCCAGGTCGATAAATTTGAAATCGTTATCGATCAGCTGGAAAAGCCAGGTTCTGATTTCTTCTCTTTTAGTTTTATCGGCAAGAAAATAGCCAAAAATATCATCGGCAGAAACAAGGTTAAAAATATAATTCATCGAAAGCAGGAAAGGATTTCCTTTCTGAATTTTGGAATTTAATAGTTGCAAAATATGCTGCCAGAAGCGGTAAAAACGAGTTTGTGAAAAATCTATCTCGTATGATTTTGAAAAAAAATCTGAGGACAGTAAATGAGCATAAGGTTGACGATTGAATTGAAAATCGATGATCTCAGCTTTTTCTACTTTGCTCAGTTCCACAGCCAAATCCGCGATCATATTTGTTTCATCTTCAGAAGTGAACACATCAATCTTTTCTT
It includes:
- a CDS encoding PD-(D/E)XK nuclease family protein, with the translated sequence MIKYIPLNQNILQAAIQEIDSENCLLLFPTRKSKKEALKLYQPNWDFTSQQFLTMDEWKELLFLTDKPILKEEKRTLALYQAMQNDQKEFFKIKSYHQFIDLAQNFFSFWEEISEEQVDDSEIIEVLNRKQTAGNWQLNTFGHLQKMKLDYAKYLFEIGFSDQLFMREQNEIISQDFEKIIVVNQFYFTNFEKRLLKIFEDKTTILTQIPQSCFDEEKLEINPDFNAENIKPFIKEKIDVFTSEDETNMIADLAVELSKVEKAEIIDFQFNRQPYAHLLSSDFFSKSYEIDFSQTRFYRFWQHILQLLNSKIQKGNPFLLSMNYIFNLVSADDIFGYFLADKTKREEIRTWLFQLIDNDFKFIDLDFVTGRKPEFKETFSQIFEFLQKIDIINSIENLISFISENINLKYLLEDFQTKSDLAEVFYSSLADFVSIESIGLVQNWKSVFPSNQAANLIKLLLDYLKPKKNKLNKSKEPTRYNLTSLQDTRNLQFENMFILNVVEGVLPDRKHTQFLLSENQRKELGLKTYEDITLRDKYYFYRLLCSSRNVKIFTRYNLEENIEISSFLEELKLNDSVEEHPERQRGFLLKILFDNLLNTTDTNLPDKSSISDDFFSFPFYETEFPQTKLSLSFYKWEKLKNNPFEFYLEFVANLKKREVEISNDFSSKLIGNIAHEIINLVFERLVEVYHSSKFKHNFVYNTKLYVDQAIKHYLEHNQNFTYLSPHNFSERYFHKIFLPILAAGIENFFYRLHNDLHLSEKVITVLPENKSSLERDFIRIKDLDVCLKGRPDLRIHTDNSKYIFDFKTGSVQQKKALQLQFYEEIYYLIDQPELQDKISSFLFFVEQKDMRKLNRRIDLKEEIFDVLEEIFENGFAVADKSDRFEHVEITRRDLVK